One window from the genome of Dyadobacter sp. CECT 9275 encodes:
- a CDS encoding M1 family metallopeptidase, translated as MRKILPVLCLALSALAATAQNDRWQQRAKYQMEIDFDASKHQYRGTQKLLYTNNSPDTLTKVFYHLYLNAFQPGSQMDVRSRTISDPDPRVRDRISKLSPTEIGYEKVISLKQNGKLLKYEVVGTILEVTLNEKILPKTQHTFDMEFEAQVPVQIRRTGRNNLEGIDYSMAQWYPKMSEYDYEGWHANPYIGREFYGIWGDFDVKITLDASYVLAATGYLQNPEKIGHGYSRKEVKHKAGEKLTWHFVAPEVHDFVWAADRDFKHDVVKVDENLDLHFFYQADTLADHWKQMEPLAVKTFRIMNEKFGRYPYKQYSVVQGGDGGMEYPMATLITGHQSFGGLVSAMVHESIHSWFQGILATNESKYSWMDEGFDTYAQNIIMSELFPSKSDPQRASTTSYRNLVKSGLEEPLTTHADHYHTNRAYSIASYNKGAVFINQLGYIIGNDKLETSMKRYYNEWKFKHPNPTDFKRIVEKVSGLELDWYWENFVGTTKTIDYGIKEVVTTASKTDIVLERIGQIPMPLDVVVSYKDGSQENFYIPLEIMRGEKSEKMYSKTSVLTDWGWTYPEYSFSIPRPLSEIASIMIDPSQRMADVDLDNNTYPSLRRKLPRLQGELIK; from the coding sequence ATGAGAAAAATACTTCCGGTGCTTTGTCTGGCACTCTCAGCGCTTGCGGCGACAGCGCAAAATGATCGTTGGCAACAGCGCGCGAAATATCAGATGGAGATTGATTTTGACGCTTCCAAACATCAGTATCGAGGTACTCAGAAACTGCTTTATACCAACAATTCTCCTGACACACTTACCAAAGTTTTCTATCACCTGTACCTGAATGCATTTCAGCCGGGAAGCCAGATGGATGTGCGCTCCCGTACCATCAGTGATCCGGATCCACGGGTGAGAGACCGGATTTCCAAGTTATCGCCCACGGAGATCGGTTACGAAAAAGTCATTTCCCTTAAACAAAACGGGAAGCTTTTGAAATACGAAGTTGTTGGTACTATTCTTGAAGTAACACTTAACGAAAAGATTCTTCCTAAAACCCAGCACACCTTCGATATGGAATTTGAAGCCCAGGTTCCTGTTCAGATACGCAGGACCGGCCGTAATAACCTGGAAGGTATTGACTATTCCATGGCACAGTGGTATCCCAAAATGAGCGAATACGACTACGAAGGATGGCATGCAAATCCGTATATAGGCAGGGAATTTTATGGTATCTGGGGTGATTTTGATGTAAAAATAACCCTTGATGCGTCCTATGTACTGGCAGCTACCGGGTACCTGCAGAATCCTGAAAAAATTGGCCATGGTTATTCAAGAAAAGAGGTAAAACACAAAGCAGGCGAAAAGCTCACCTGGCATTTTGTTGCACCAGAAGTACATGACTTTGTATGGGCCGCTGACAGGGACTTTAAGCATGATGTGGTAAAAGTGGACGAAAACCTGGATCTGCATTTTTTCTATCAGGCAGACACGCTTGCCGATCACTGGAAACAGATGGAACCTTTGGCAGTGAAAACTTTCCGGATCATGAATGAAAAGTTCGGCAGGTATCCTTACAAACAGTACTCCGTTGTTCAGGGAGGAGACGGCGGCATGGAATATCCGATGGCTACCCTGATCACCGGACATCAAAGCTTTGGAGGACTGGTAAGTGCTATGGTACACGAATCGATCCACAGCTGGTTTCAGGGAATACTGGCTACCAACGAATCAAAATACTCCTGGATGGACGAAGGGTTTGATACCTACGCCCAAAACATCATCATGAGCGAATTGTTCCCGTCCAAATCGGACCCTCAGCGAGCGAGTACCACAAGTTACCGTAATCTCGTAAAGTCCGGCCTGGAAGAACCCCTTACCACACATGCCGACCATTACCATACAAACAGGGCATACAGCATAGCAAGTTACAACAAGGGTGCGGTTTTTATAAACCAGCTGGGCTACATTATCGGGAATGACAAACTTGAAACCAGCATGAAACGGTATTATAATGAATGGAAATTCAAACATCCCAATCCCACCGATTTCAAGCGCATTGTGGAGAAAGTTTCGGGGCTGGAGCTGGACTGGTACTGGGAAAATTTTGTAGGAACTACCAAAACCATTGATTATGGTATCAAAGAAGTGGTAACCACAGCAAGTAAAACCGACATTGTTCTGGAAAGAATTGGCCAGATCCCTATGCCGCTGGATGTAGTGGTAAGTTACAAGGATGGGTCACAGGAGAATTTCTATATTCCTCTGGAGATCATGCGTGGAGAAAAAAGTGAAAAAATGTATTCCAAAACCAGTGTTTTGACGGACTGGGGATGGACCTATCCTGAATATTCATTTAGCATCCCAAGACCGCTATCGGAAATTGCTTCGATCATGATCGATCCTAGCCAGCGGATGGCCGATGTTGATCTGGACAATAACACATATCCCTCACTTCGCAGGAAATTGCCCAGGCTTCAGGGGGAGCTGATAAAATAA
- a CDS encoding DUF5686 and carboxypeptidase regulatory-like domain-containing protein: protein MISAIITYMRFAILSFSLLFLGFLSYAGGIKGHVTTQKGEKLPYAGISVKATTNGTMANEEGYYEFTLAEGKYDIVFQYLGFRTVTKSVTVGAGFTELNVVLEEQALNLGEATVGNQKEDPAYSIMRKAIAKARFHQLQVRSYSAKVYSRASAIATKIPYLLEKRLKKQGIEEGKAFLNESVSEVAYRRPGTYNQKVLSTRNSLDNSIPSPNEYILASLYSPVVAGTVTPLSPKAFSYYRFEYEGYFEDQGQIVNKIKVIPKAYGEGVFKGSLYILEDRWAIHSYDLQTTTSGLDIWAKQIFSPVQDVWIPVNQQFRLKGGYLGFAGEFKYLVSVTYQKLDVDPNLKEGVVINDHKKEGEVAEKNRKEKLDALIREQKQFSTKNFRKLTKAYEKEQRKESKNPVSKRMVRQDSIVIDSMANKRDTSYWTALRPIPLTELEVKGYQIQDSIKVVKEATHEKSRPDSVYFKFKHLFLGNTYALGNRNYFYFKSPVFSVGYNSVEANALGILTEWRKEWGKSEYFSLSPFIRYSFGRDRLYGTLEVKRGGKNWSMTVTGGELASQINQDNPILPFPNSLAGRIFDRSLMKLYQNQFIKGEYTLRNISDIVNFTAGIEYQRRKELFNFENAKSLFFWRNFDYTPNRPLNDELANTGFPVHHATVLTFNTTLRPWRRYIIRNGDKRYLRNKGPAFNLNYKVGLPALGDVDYSLLQGGVSQEFDLGPRSTLSYLTSGGGFLGKKNIYFIDYKHFMGNEFFFQMSDPLAHFRMLPYYQYSTASWFAEAHVLWTLQRFLFTRIEVIRLTGVKETLQVHYLSAPTIKHYTELVYGFDDVLRIGRLELVGQFHGVHFQSIGFRIGTALQTGNRRR from the coding sequence TTGATATCAGCAATTATCACCTATATGCGGTTTGCCATCCTATCCTTCTCCCTTCTTTTCCTGGGTTTTCTAAGTTATGCCGGAGGAATTAAGGGACATGTCACAACGCAAAAGGGAGAAAAATTACCGTATGCGGGAATCTCCGTGAAGGCAACCACGAACGGAACGATGGCTAATGAGGAAGGTTATTACGAGTTTACCCTTGCTGAGGGTAAATACGATATTGTTTTTCAATACCTGGGATTCAGGACGGTTACGAAGTCAGTGACAGTGGGCGCGGGTTTCACAGAATTAAATGTGGTGCTGGAAGAACAGGCGCTTAACCTGGGAGAGGCAACAGTAGGCAATCAAAAGGAAGATCCTGCCTATAGTATCATGCGGAAGGCCATTGCCAAAGCACGTTTTCACCAGCTACAGGTACGAAGCTATTCGGCGAAGGTATACTCCCGTGCTTCGGCCATTGCCACCAAAATTCCGTATCTGCTTGAAAAACGTCTTAAAAAGCAGGGCATTGAAGAAGGAAAAGCATTTTTGAATGAAAGCGTTTCGGAAGTGGCCTATCGGCGGCCAGGTACCTATAATCAGAAAGTACTTTCTACACGAAACAGCCTGGACAATAGTATTCCCTCGCCCAACGAATACATACTTGCCAGTCTTTACAGCCCGGTTGTAGCCGGTACCGTTACCCCGCTTTCGCCCAAGGCTTTTAGTTATTACCGCTTTGAGTATGAAGGTTATTTTGAAGATCAGGGGCAGATTGTCAACAAAATAAAAGTAATTCCAAAGGCCTATGGTGAGGGTGTTTTTAAGGGGAGTTTGTACATCCTGGAAGATCGCTGGGCAATCCACAGCTATGATCTGCAGACAACAACGAGCGGCCTGGATATTTGGGCCAAACAGATATTCAGCCCGGTTCAGGATGTATGGATACCTGTTAATCAGCAATTCAGGCTCAAAGGGGGATATCTGGGGTTTGCCGGAGAATTTAAATATCTGGTTTCTGTAACCTATCAAAAGCTGGACGTTGATCCGAATCTAAAGGAAGGAGTGGTGATCAACGATCATAAGAAGGAGGGCGAAGTTGCTGAAAAAAACAGAAAGGAAAAACTGGATGCGCTCATCCGGGAACAGAAACAGTTTTCTACCAAAAATTTCCGAAAACTCACGAAGGCCTACGAAAAAGAGCAGCGCAAAGAATCCAAAAACCCTGTCAGCAAGCGGATGGTCCGCCAGGATTCCATCGTGATTGATTCTATGGCAAACAAACGTGATACCTCTTACTGGACTGCCCTGAGGCCCATCCCACTCACAGAACTGGAAGTGAAGGGTTATCAAATACAGGATAGCATTAAAGTGGTGAAGGAAGCGACGCATGAAAAGTCGCGCCCCGATTCCGTTTATTTCAAATTCAAGCACCTGTTTTTGGGCAATACGTATGCACTGGGAAACAGGAATTATTTTTATTTCAAAAGTCCGGTTTTTTCGGTTGGATATAATTCTGTGGAGGCAAATGCACTGGGTATTCTCACAGAATGGAGAAAGGAGTGGGGGAAATCAGAGTATTTTAGTCTGAGCCCTTTTATCCGGTATTCTTTTGGCAGAGATCGTTTGTACGGGACGCTGGAGGTAAAAAGAGGCGGTAAAAACTGGAGTATGACTGTAACCGGCGGGGAACTGGCGAGCCAGATTAATCAGGATAACCCCATTCTGCCTTTTCCGAACAGCCTGGCAGGAAGGATATTTGACAGGAGCCTGATGAAACTTTATCAGAACCAGTTTATCAAGGGAGAGTATACCCTCCGTAATATCAGTGACATTGTAAATTTCACTGCCGGCATCGAATACCAGCGCAGGAAGGAGTTATTCAATTTTGAGAATGCGAAATCGCTTTTTTTCTGGCGGAACTTCGATTACACCCCCAACCGCCCGCTGAACGATGAACTGGCAAATACAGGATTCCCCGTACATCATGCCACAGTTCTGACGTTCAATACCACCCTAAGGCCCTGGCGGAGGTATATCATCAGGAATGGTGATAAGAGGTATCTGCGTAACAAGGGCCCGGCTTTCAACCTGAATTACAAGGTTGGTCTGCCGGCTTTGGGAGATGTGGATTATTCTTTATTGCAGGGAGGGGTCAGTCAGGAATTTGATCTGGGGCCGAGAAGTACGCTCAGTTATCTCACTTCGGGAGGCGGATTTTTGGGGAAGAAGAATATTTATTTTATTGATTATAAACATTTTATGGGAAATGAGTTCTTCTTCCAGATGAGTGATCCCCTGGCTCATTTCCGCATGCTGCCTTATTATCAATACAGCACTGCTTCCTGGTTTGCGGAGGCGCATGTGTTGTGGACCTTGCAACGCTTCCTATTTACCAGAATTGAGGTGATCAGGCTTACCGGGGTAAAGGAAACACTGCAGGTGCATTACCTGAGCGCTCCTACAATCAAACATTATACCGAACTCGTATATGGGTTTGATGACGTACTGCGTATAGGCAGGCTCGAGTTGGTAGGACAATTTCACGGTGTACATTTCCAGAGCATCGGGTTCAGGATAGGCACGGCTTTGCAAACCGGAAACCGTAGACGGTAA
- a CDS encoding DsbA family oxidoreductase, which produces MKIEIWSDVMCPFCYIGKRKFESALDRFPGKEHIEIEWKSFQLNPAMKTEPGKSINDYLAEVKGWTREYAEEANNHVTRIAGEVGLEYNMDKAVVANSFDAHRFVQFAKTKGKGDAAEEQLFKAYFTDGKNTADHETLVNLGEQIGLDGDEIREVLGSNKFAEAVRKDVYEAQQVGARGVPFFVLDRKYAVSGAQQPETFLGALEKSFGEWELKNPSPVIAYAEGASCTPEGECN; this is translated from the coding sequence ATGAAAATTGAGATATGGAGCGACGTAATGTGTCCCTTTTGTTATATAGGAAAAAGGAAATTTGAAAGTGCGCTGGACCGGTTTCCAGGAAAAGAGCACATTGAGATTGAGTGGAAGAGTTTTCAGCTGAATCCCGCCATGAAAACCGAGCCAGGTAAAAGTATCAATGACTACCTCGCGGAAGTAAAGGGCTGGACGCGTGAATATGCCGAAGAGGCGAACAATCATGTGACCAGGATTGCAGGTGAAGTGGGTCTGGAATACAATATGGATAAAGCAGTAGTGGCTAATTCTTTTGATGCGCACCGGTTTGTCCAGTTTGCAAAAACAAAGGGAAAGGGTGATGCTGCGGAGGAACAGTTGTTCAAAGCGTATTTTACCGACGGGAAAAACACCGCTGATCATGAAACACTGGTGAATCTTGGGGAGCAAATCGGATTGGATGGTGATGAGATCCGTGAGGTACTTGGCAGCAATAAATTTGCCGAAGCAGTCAGGAAGGATGTCTATGAAGCTCAGCAAGTGGGTGCACGTGGTGTCCCGTTTTTTGTGCTGGACAGAAAATACGCGGTATCTGGTGCCCAGCAACCCGAAACCTTTTTGGGAGCCCTGGAAAAATCTTTCGGAGAATGGGAACTGAAAAATCCCAGCCCTGTGATTGCCTACGCCGAAGGAGCATCCTGTACACCCGAAGGGGAGTGTAACTAA
- a CDS encoding NAD(P)H-dependent oxidoreductase — translation MSELIEKLNWRYAAKRMTGTPIPSEKLDTILEAIQLAPSSMGLQPYNIIVVGDPELKNKIFAEAAAQPQVKESSHLLVFAAWEKVTSESISDYIGLIAKTRDISVESLAQFQKALGGILGRSEEVNFNWSARQAYIALGHGLVAAAVEGVDATPMEGFNNAKLDEILGLKEKGLRSVVLLTLGYRDSANDHLAGAKKVRRPQEELFISF, via the coding sequence ATGAGCGAACTAATAGAAAAACTGAACTGGCGTTACGCGGCCAAGCGGATGACAGGTACTCCTATACCTTCTGAAAAACTGGATACCATCCTTGAAGCCATCCAATTGGCACCGTCGTCAATGGGTCTGCAGCCTTATAATATAATTGTGGTAGGTGATCCGGAATTGAAAAATAAAATTTTTGCCGAAGCAGCAGCACAGCCACAGGTAAAAGAGTCGTCGCATTTGCTGGTGTTTGCGGCCTGGGAAAAAGTCACCTCTGAGAGTATTTCGGATTATATAGGATTAATAGCCAAAACGAGGGATATCTCTGTGGAATCTCTGGCTCAGTTTCAGAAAGCGCTCGGGGGGATCCTGGGACGGTCCGAAGAGGTTAATTTTAACTGGTCGGCCCGTCAGGCTTACATCGCCCTGGGGCATGGCCTGGTGGCTGCGGCGGTGGAAGGAGTTGACGCTACCCCAATGGAAGGCTTCAATAACGCGAAACTGGACGAAATTTTAGGGCTGAAGGAAAAGGGGTTACGCAGCGTAGTACTGTTGACGCTCGGATACCGCGATAGTGCAAATGACCATCTGGCCGGTGCTAAAAAAGTAAGGCGCCCTCAGGAGGAACTTTTCATCAGCTTTTAA
- a CDS encoding winged helix-turn-helix transcriptional regulator, translating into MEHPIQEKNYSTCSKHMLPVHDALEVLNGKWKLPIIISLMFGNKRFSQIAREIPNITDKMLSKELRDLETNELVKRTVYDSIPVVVEYTLTPYGHTLEPVIEVLRKWGADHRHRIMGEKVVSESPVLQD; encoded by the coding sequence ATGGAGCATCCAATTCAGGAAAAGAACTACAGTACCTGTTCCAAACACATGCTGCCGGTGCATGACGCCCTTGAGGTACTGAACGGCAAATGGAAACTGCCTATTATTATTTCCCTTATGTTCGGAAATAAACGTTTTTCTCAGATCGCCCGCGAAATCCCCAACATCACCGACAAAATGCTTTCGAAAGAATTGAGGGACCTGGAAACAAATGAACTGGTGAAGCGGACCGTTTATGATTCCATCCCAGTGGTGGTGGAATACACCCTCACACCCTACGGGCATACCCTGGAACCGGTTATTGAAGTATTGCGCAAGTGGGGAGCCGACCACCGGCACCGGATTATGGGCGAGAAAGTTGTTTCAGAATCACCGGTACTTCAGGATTAG
- a CDS encoding DUF1328 family protein, whose product MLRWTVIFLIIAIIAGILGFGGIAAGAAGIAKILFFVFLVLFVLSLLSRGVGRS is encoded by the coding sequence ATGCTTAGATGGACCGTAATATTTTTGATAATCGCTATAATCGCCGGTATACTTGGTTTTGGGGGTATCGCAGCGGGCGCGGCAGGAATTGCTAAAATACTTTTCTTTGTATTTTTGGTATTATTTGTTTTAAGTTTATTGAGCCGTGGTGTCGGGCGATCCTGA
- the guaA gene encoding glutamine-hydrolyzing GMP synthase, whose translation MTEQILILDFGSQYTQLIARRIRELNVYCEIHPYNNFPDLTPNVKGVILSGSPCSVRDEDAPKIDFDKFRRIVPVLGVCYGAQLMAHMLGGEVQPSKHREYGRARLEIGDRDSSLLADLSPSSQVWMSHGDTIVDIPDNFRIIASTESVKVAAFKIADELTYGIQFHPEVTHSTEGKTLMHNFVVGICGCKQDWTSESFVEQTVSHLRHKLGNDRVVMALSGGVDSTVAATLVHQAIGVNLFCIFVDNGLLRKNEYEEVLHSYQDMGLNIKGVDAKDHFYAALNNLTDPEEKRKAIGRSFIEIFDQEAHLIEEVKWLGQGTIYPDVIESVSVKGPSATIKSHHNVGGLPDFMKLKVVEPLNTLFKDEVRAVGRTLGISENILGRHPFPGPGLAIRILGDITAEKVEILQQVDAIFIGGLKKWDLYKEVWQAGAMLLPVQSVGVMGDERTYESVVALRAVTSVDGMTADWAHLPYDFLAEVSNDIINRVKGVNRVVYDISSKPPATIEWE comes from the coding sequence ATGACAGAACAGATTCTTATTCTTGATTTTGGTTCACAGTACACGCAGTTAATAGCTCGTCGCATTCGTGAGCTTAATGTTTATTGTGAAATTCATCCTTATAATAATTTCCCTGATCTTACGCCCAACGTCAAAGGAGTGATCTTGTCCGGAAGCCCCTGTTCGGTGCGGGATGAAGATGCTCCAAAGATCGATTTTGATAAATTCAGAAGGATTGTCCCTGTTCTCGGAGTTTGTTACGGAGCACAGCTCATGGCCCATATGCTGGGCGGGGAGGTGCAGCCTTCCAAACATCGTGAATATGGCCGGGCTCGTCTCGAAATCGGGGATAGAGATTCTTCCCTGCTGGCAGACCTGTCTCCTTCTTCTCAGGTTTGGATGTCGCATGGCGATACCATCGTGGATATTCCCGATAATTTCAGGATCATTGCTTCAACTGAATCGGTGAAAGTAGCAGCGTTCAAAATTGCCGATGAACTCACCTATGGTATTCAGTTCCATCCAGAGGTTACGCATTCTACGGAGGGCAAAACGCTGATGCATAATTTTGTAGTAGGTATTTGCGGATGTAAGCAGGATTGGACTTCGGAGTCTTTTGTCGAGCAAACAGTATCTCATCTGCGTCATAAGCTCGGTAACGATAGGGTGGTGATGGCCCTTTCAGGCGGGGTTGACTCCACCGTTGCGGCAACGCTGGTACATCAGGCGATAGGCGTGAACCTCTTCTGTATTTTTGTAGACAATGGCTTGCTGAGGAAAAACGAGTATGAAGAAGTACTTCACTCTTATCAGGATATGGGCCTCAATATCAAAGGAGTAGATGCGAAGGATCATTTCTACGCCGCTTTGAATAACCTGACGGATCCTGAGGAAAAAAGGAAGGCAATAGGAAGGTCATTTATTGAGATCTTTGACCAGGAAGCGCATCTGATTGAGGAGGTAAAGTGGCTGGGACAAGGTACTATTTATCCTGATGTAATCGAATCTGTTTCTGTGAAAGGGCCTTCGGCGACCATCAAGTCCCATCACAATGTGGGAGGACTGCCTGATTTCATGAAATTGAAAGTAGTAGAGCCACTTAATACACTTTTTAAAGACGAAGTGCGTGCGGTTGGACGTACCCTTGGTATTTCAGAAAATATACTTGGACGCCATCCTTTCCCCGGCCCTGGTCTTGCGATCCGGATCCTGGGGGATATTACCGCAGAAAAAGTGGAAATTCTCCAGCAGGTGGATGCTATTTTTATCGGCGGGCTAAAAAAATGGGATTTGTATAAAGAGGTATGGCAGGCGGGTGCCATGTTGTTGCCTGTACAGAGTGTGGGTGTGATGGGAGATGAACGTACTTATGAAAGTGTGGTGGCCTTACGCGCTGTGACCTCTGTGGATGGTATGACGGCGGATTGGGCGCACCTTCCCTACGACTTCCTGGCTGAGGTTTCCAATGATATCATCAACCGTGTGAAAGGTGTAAACAGAGTGGTTTATGATATTTCTTCAAAACCGCCTGCTACCATTGAGTGGGAATAG
- a CDS encoding cold-shock protein, giving the protein MNQGTVKFFNDSKGYGFIKDTETGQDYFVHISGLVDEVRENDEVTFDLQEGRKGLNAVNVKLA; this is encoded by the coding sequence ATGAATCAAGGAACAGTTAAATTCTTCAATGACTCAAAAGGATATGGGTTCATTAAAGACACAGAAACAGGACAGGATTATTTCGTACACATCTCAGGTCTTGTTGACGAAGTTCGCGAAAACGATGAGGTCACTTTCGACCTACAAGAAGGACGCAAAGGACTAAACGCCGTGAATGTTAAGCTTGCATAA
- a CDS encoding glycine--tRNA ligase has translation MSQAPATSLQDIVGHAKEYGFVFPSSEIYDGLQAVYDYGQNGVELKNNLKTAWWKAMTQLHDNIVGIDAAIFMHPLTWKASGHVDGFNDPMIDNKDSKKRYRADQLLEGKAEQYEAEGQSEKAQALLAEMGRLLSAEDLAGVRELIISENIKCPVSGTANWTEVRQFNLMFSTQVGSVADDSSLIYLRPETAQGIFVNFLNVQKSGRMKIPFGIAQIGKAFRNEIVARQFTFRMREFEQMEMQFFIRPGTEMAWYDSWKEARMKFHKAIGLPAEKLKFHDHEKLAHYANAAVDIEFQFPFGFREIEGIHSRTDFDLRNHQELSKKKQQYFDADLDENGKPYGNYIPYVVETSVGADRLFLAAFCNAYTNETVGEGENAKQRTYLKLHPALAPFKVAVLPLVKKDGLAEKAQAVANSLKSSFRTTYDDGAAIGKRYTRQDLIGTPFCVVIDYQTMEDDTVTIRHRDSMEQERVAISELKEKIGYKVAIERILEAI, from the coding sequence ATGAGCCAGGCACCTGCTACTTCCCTTCAAGACATTGTAGGGCATGCTAAAGAATACGGTTTTGTATTTCCCTCTTCTGAGATATATGACGGTCTGCAAGCTGTTTATGACTACGGACAGAATGGCGTTGAACTTAAAAATAACCTGAAAACAGCATGGTGGAAAGCCATGACGCAGCTTCACGACAACATCGTGGGTATTGACGCGGCTATTTTTATGCACCCGCTTACGTGGAAGGCTTCCGGCCATGTGGATGGTTTTAATGACCCGATGATCGATAACAAGGATTCTAAAAAACGTTATCGCGCGGATCAGCTGCTGGAAGGCAAAGCGGAACAATATGAAGCCGAAGGCCAGTCCGAAAAGGCCCAGGCGCTGCTTGCTGAAATGGGAAGGTTGCTGAGTGCTGAGGATTTGGCGGGTGTAAGGGAACTGATTATCAGTGAAAATATAAAATGCCCTGTTTCCGGGACTGCGAACTGGACAGAAGTTCGGCAGTTTAACCTGATGTTCAGTACTCAGGTGGGTTCGGTTGCGGATGACTCCAGCCTGATCTACCTGCGTCCGGAGACGGCACAAGGAATATTTGTGAATTTCCTGAATGTGCAGAAAAGCGGCAGGATGAAAATTCCTTTTGGTATTGCGCAAATAGGAAAGGCTTTCCGGAATGAGATTGTGGCCCGCCAGTTTACCTTCCGTATGCGGGAGTTTGAACAAATGGAAATGCAGTTTTTTATACGCCCTGGTACCGAAATGGCCTGGTATGATTCATGGAAGGAGGCCAGGATGAAGTTTCATAAAGCGATTGGTCTGCCAGCTGAAAAGCTGAAATTTCATGATCACGAAAAGCTGGCGCATTATGCCAATGCTGCCGTTGATATTGAATTTCAGTTCCCTTTCGGATTCAGGGAAATAGAAGGGATCCATTCTCGTACCGATTTTGACCTCAGAAACCACCAGGAATTATCTAAGAAAAAGCAGCAGTACTTTGATGCCGATCTTGACGAAAATGGGAAGCCGTATGGAAATTATATCCCTTATGTTGTTGAAACTTCCGTAGGCGCCGACCGCCTTTTCCTGGCGGCCTTCTGTAACGCATATACCAACGAAACGGTGGGTGAAGGTGAAAATGCCAAACAGCGTACTTACCTGAAATTACATCCCGCACTCGCTCCTTTTAAAGTTGCAGTGTTGCCGCTCGTAAAGAAGGATGGACTGGCAGAAAAAGCGCAGGCTGTGGCAAATTCGCTTAAATCTTCTTTCCGTACCACTTACGATGATGGAGCAGCCATTGGTAAACGCTACACACGGCAGGACCTTATCGGTACCCCCTTCTGCGTTGTTATTGATTACCAGACCATGGAAGACGACACCGTAACGATCCGCCACCGGGACTCGATGGAACAGGAGCGGGTGGCGATCAGTGAACTGAAAGAAAAAATCGGGTACAAGGTTGCTATAGAAAGAATTCTGGAGGCGATCTGA
- a CDS encoding helix-hairpin-helix domain-containing protein translates to MFRRILDQLQDFLGISRKQARGAALMMIITLLIVWFPFIFRRLILPHFPVATAPVPTRMLDSVATLMDQEQPDFEEKNNKNNYKGNYSKTPVRPQRLFKFDPNRASIAELEELGIAPFLAKRIEKYRSKGGRFRKKEDLLHIYDFPSDLYQQLEGYIILPESFKKFSRKDSSQERLPKSYPANDHYNNLPKANRFPARTALVPFDINKADTTELIRLRGIGSKLAIRIIRFRDGLGGFHSPEQYPEIFGIDSLALTELNRYAKVLSPITRIKINTADLERLTAHSYLRNKKLAGVIINYRNQHGPYQSIDDLRKTGVLDEKTLHKIGPYLEF, encoded by the coding sequence ATGTTTAGACGTATCCTTGACCAGCTGCAGGATTTTTTGGGAATATCCCGCAAACAAGCCAGAGGAGCTGCACTGATGATGATCATCACCCTGCTGATTGTGTGGTTTCCTTTCATTTTTCGCCGGCTCATCCTACCACATTTTCCCGTCGCAACAGCGCCGGTACCTACCCGCATGCTGGACAGTGTCGCCACATTGATGGATCAAGAACAGCCGGATTTTGAAGAAAAAAACAATAAAAACAATTACAAAGGGAATTACAGCAAAACGCCTGTACGTCCACAGCGTCTTTTTAAATTCGATCCTAACCGGGCCAGTATTGCAGAGTTAGAGGAACTCGGGATTGCTCCTTTCCTCGCAAAACGGATTGAAAAGTACCGAAGTAAAGGAGGCCGGTTTCGCAAAAAAGAAGATTTGCTGCATATATACGACTTCCCGTCGGACCTGTATCAGCAGCTGGAAGGTTATATTATTTTACCTGAATCTTTTAAAAAATTCAGCCGGAAGGATTCCTCTCAGGAGCGGCTTCCAAAATCATATCCTGCCAACGACCACTACAACAACCTGCCAAAAGCAAATCGTTTCCCAGCCAGGACTGCCTTGGTGCCTTTTGATATCAACAAAGCCGATACGACTGAACTGATCCGGCTTCGCGGAATCGGAAGCAAGCTGGCAATCCGGATCATCAGGTTCAGGGACGGACTGGGGGGCTTTCATTCTCCGGAACAGTACCCCGAAATTTTTGGAATTGATTCCCTGGCACTAACAGAACTCAACCGCTACGCCAAGGTACTGAGCCCTATTACAAGGATCAAAATCAATACTGCAGACTTGGAACGGTTAACGGCACACTCCTATCTCCGCAACAAAAAACTTGCTGGCGTGATCATCAATTACAGAAACCAGCATGGGCCCTACCAATCCATTGACGACCTGAGGAAGACCGGGGTACTGGACGAAAAGACTCTTCATAAGATAGGCCCATACCTTGAGTTTTAA